In a single window of the Luteolibacter yonseiensis genome:
- the folK gene encoding 2-amino-4-hydroxy-6-hydroxymethyldihydropteridine diphosphokinase yields MFRVGIALGSNLGDRLANLLAARVRLREISADGASFLTASTYRTEPLLCPPGSPFFYNSVVEIGFEGDPFELLEITQGIEKELGRTAKPERNAPRVIDVDLLYFGDRIIDTEALALPHPRLGERRFVLQPLAEIRPDLVLPGQTQDIAGLLENLVSDEPPLIRVDDLAR; encoded by the coding sequence ATGTTCCGCGTCGGCATCGCCCTCGGGTCGAATCTCGGAGACCGCCTGGCGAACCTCCTTGCGGCACGCGTGAGGCTGCGGGAAATTTCCGCGGACGGCGCGTCATTCCTGACGGCTTCGACCTACCGGACGGAACCTCTTCTCTGCCCTCCCGGCTCACCATTTTTCTACAACTCTGTCGTGGAAATCGGCTTCGAAGGAGATCCGTTCGAGCTGCTGGAGATCACCCAGGGGATTGAAAAAGAATTGGGCCGCACAGCAAAACCGGAGCGAAACGCTCCGCGCGTCATCGATGTGGACCTGCTGTATTTCGGCGACCGCATCATCGATACCGAGGCACTCGCGCTGCCCCACCCCCGTCTCGGCGAGAGACGTTTCGTGCTCCAACCGCTGGCGGAGATCCGTCCGGATCTGGTCTTGCCCGGACAAACGCAGGACATCGCCGGCTTGCTTGAAAACCTTGTTTCCGACGAACCTCCATTGATCCGCGTGGACGACCTCGCCCGATAA
- a CDS encoding S1C family serine protease, translated as MIRLLSSLALLALTATPVLAQTKSLPSDVYKSVLRIEVATQVPDYLTPWNSGRFSGGIGTGFLIGKNKILTNAHVVSNARRVLITVYGSPKKYPAKVEFIAHDCDLALLSVEDFKDFEAFPTFEFGNVPTLESQVRVIGYPVGGERLSVTRGVVSRIDFQPYSHSRADSHLVVQIDAAINPGNSGGPVVQEDKVVGVAFQGLRQADNTGYIIPTPVVRRFLKDVEDGHYDHYADLGVSEFPLHNPAMRKALNLENDGNGVLITNVVPGSSSDGIIKPGDVLMSLDGKPVDSAGMITIDGENVNLNEIIERKYAGDKVAVRFLRQGGWNDVDIVLKPLHWSRMYAVQYEQKPRYVVFAGLVFQPLDTNLFAASKFNDVTLRRLYTDYVPKGLFEKHKDIVVLTRVESDPVTSQLGGFAGFAVDKINGVEVKDLNHAHELLHPKEMPEFFVIELFDAERPIIIPSAKVAEANKRMQDNGIDNLENLED; from the coding sequence ATGATTCGTCTGCTGTCCTCCCTCGCCCTGCTTGCCCTGACCGCCACGCCGGTGCTGGCGCAAACCAAGTCGCTGCCGTCCGACGTTTACAAATCCGTGCTCCGCATCGAGGTGGCCACCCAGGTGCCGGACTACCTGACGCCGTGGAATTCCGGGCGGTTCAGCGGCGGCATCGGCACCGGCTTTCTCATCGGGAAAAACAAGATCCTCACCAACGCCCACGTGGTCTCGAATGCCCGGCGCGTGCTGATCACCGTTTACGGCAGCCCGAAAAAGTATCCCGCCAAGGTGGAGTTCATCGCGCATGACTGCGACCTCGCCCTGCTTTCCGTGGAGGATTTCAAGGATTTCGAGGCCTTCCCGACCTTCGAATTCGGAAATGTCCCTACCTTGGAATCTCAGGTGCGGGTCATCGGCTACCCCGTGGGTGGCGAGCGCCTGTCGGTGACACGCGGCGTCGTTTCCCGCATCGATTTCCAACCCTATTCCCACTCCCGTGCGGACTCGCACCTCGTCGTCCAGATCGACGCGGCGATCAATCCCGGCAACTCGGGGGGACCTGTGGTGCAGGAGGACAAGGTCGTGGGTGTCGCGTTCCAAGGCCTGCGCCAGGCCGACAATACCGGCTACATCATCCCCACTCCGGTCGTCCGCCGTTTCCTCAAGGATGTGGAGGACGGCCACTACGACCATTATGCCGACCTCGGCGTCAGTGAATTCCCCCTTCACAACCCGGCGATGCGGAAGGCCCTGAACCTCGAAAACGACGGCAACGGCGTGCTCATCACCAATGTGGTCCCCGGCAGTTCCAGTGATGGCATCATCAAGCCGGGTGATGTGCTCATGTCCTTGGATGGCAAGCCGGTGGACAGCGCCGGGATGATCACCATCGACGGTGAGAACGTGAATCTCAATGAAATCATCGAGCGCAAGTACGCCGGGGACAAGGTCGCCGTGCGCTTCCTCCGCCAGGGTGGCTGGAACGACGTGGACATCGTCCTGAAACCGCTCCACTGGTCGCGGATGTATGCCGTGCAATACGAGCAGAAGCCCCGCTACGTCGTCTTCGCGGGGCTCGTTTTCCAGCCTTTGGACACCAATCTCTTCGCCGCTTCGAAATTCAACGATGTCACCCTGCGCCGCCTCTACACGGATTATGTGCCGAAAGGCCTGTTTGAAAAACACAAGGACATCGTCGTGCTGACACGGGTGGAGAGCGATCCGGTGACCAGCCAGCTCGGGGGATTCGCGGGCTTCGCGGTGGACAAGATCAATGGAGTCGAGGTGAAGGACCTCAACCACGCTCACGAACTCCTGCATCCCAAGGAAATGCCGGAGTTTTTCGTCATCGAACTGTTCGACGCCGAGCGCCCCATCATCATTCCGTCGGCCAAGGTCGCCGAGGCGAACAAGCGCATGCAGGACAACGGCATCGACAACCTGGAGAATCTCGAAGACTGA
- a CDS encoding DUF4328 domain-containing protein — protein MTKDASEFDPYQPPTVVNPPSPEIQAKAYLQDARVIGNAALVAISIQVLVKFLMLAAGQGDMLVMLTIIHVLAFLGSAVCYLIWVYRVCSNALRINPQGDTSPGWAVGSHFIPLVNWVVPIVTLRRVIRISFQRKNPGSLPVLVVVWWISFWCSNVLIRLGTNPAGFGLWCLSLIVSWGGVIILVTRISRCQSEFQPDPSERSRMIPLSTSPIPDFPAIQSRQSKPPGQPAASDIEAGWGGGGV, from the coding sequence ATGACAAAAGACGCCTCAGAATTTGATCCCTACCAGCCGCCGACGGTCGTTAACCCACCTTCTCCGGAAATCCAGGCCAAGGCGTATCTCCAGGATGCCCGCGTAATTGGGAATGCCGCGCTTGTCGCAATTTCAATCCAAGTGCTGGTCAAATTCCTGATGCTGGCCGCCGGTCAGGGCGACATGCTTGTGATGCTTACCATCATCCATGTCCTGGCATTTCTCGGGTCGGCGGTCTGTTACCTGATCTGGGTCTATCGTGTTTGTTCAAACGCCCTTCGTATCAATCCTCAGGGGGACACCTCACCGGGCTGGGCCGTGGGTTCCCATTTCATTCCACTTGTTAACTGGGTTGTTCCCATCGTCACCTTGCGGAGGGTCATCCGAATCAGTTTTCAACGGAAGAACCCTGGCTCGCTTCCTGTTCTCGTCGTTGTCTGGTGGATTTCCTTTTGGTGCAGCAATGTTCTTATCAGGTTGGGAACAAACCCGGCCGGGTTTGGTTTATGGTGTCTTTCCCTCATTGTTTCATGGGGAGGTGTGATCATTTTGGTAACCAGGATCAGCCGATGCCAATCGGAGTTTCAGCCTGACCCATCCGAGCGTTCGCGGATGATTCCGTTGTCAACCTCTCCGATTCCGGATTTCCCCGCGATACAAAGCCGCCAGTCGAAGCCACCAGGACAACCTGCGGCGTCCGATATCGAAGCCGGGTGGGGCGGGGGAGGAGTGTGA
- a CDS encoding aspartate carbamoyltransferase catalytic subunit: MARKDLLDIASLDREEIEHLLEQSAPFKDLFTRSVKKVPALKGKSVLMLFYEASTRTHSSFEVAAKRLSADVTNFDVAHSSITKGESVRETVETLQAMRTDYIIVRHGRSGLPGMIAKQTKASVINAGDGAHAHPTQALLDAFTIKEKFPDPTGKKVLIIGDILHSRVARSTSTILKKLGVDVAYLGPGSLVPKNGPENIRRFTDYKEAMAWSPDFVYLLRVQMERQDVQYFPSVREYHRLYGITDARLADIRDRGLYLMHPGPVNRGVELCDAVMDYERSLINDQVENGIAVRMAVLYWLKPGREG, encoded by the coding sequence ATGGCACGTAAAGACCTACTCGACATCGCCTCTCTCGACCGCGAGGAAATCGAACACCTCTTGGAGCAGTCCGCTCCGTTCAAGGATCTCTTCACCCGCTCGGTGAAAAAAGTCCCCGCGCTGAAAGGCAAGTCGGTGCTCATGCTCTTCTACGAAGCCAGCACCCGCACCCACTCCTCCTTCGAGGTCGCCGCCAAACGCCTGTCCGCCGATGTCACGAACTTCGATGTCGCGCACTCCTCCATCACCAAGGGCGAGTCCGTCCGGGAAACCGTCGAGACGCTGCAGGCGATGCGGACCGACTACATCATCGTCCGCCACGGCCGCTCCGGCCTGCCCGGCATGATCGCGAAGCAGACGAAGGCCTCCGTCATCAATGCCGGCGACGGCGCGCACGCGCATCCCACCCAGGCCCTGCTGGACGCCTTCACCATCAAGGAAAAGTTTCCGGATCCCACGGGGAAAAAGGTTCTCATCATCGGGGACATCCTGCACTCCCGCGTCGCCCGCTCCACCAGCACGATCCTGAAAAAGCTCGGCGTGGACGTCGCCTACCTCGGACCCGGCTCTCTCGTCCCGAAGAACGGCCCGGAAAACATCCGCCGCTTCACCGACTACAAGGAAGCCATGGCCTGGTCGCCGGACTTCGTCTATCTCCTCCGTGTCCAGATGGAGCGGCAGGACGTGCAATACTTCCCAAGCGTCCGCGAATACCACCGCCTCTACGGCATCACCGACGCCCGCCTCGCCGACATCCGCGACCGCGGACTCTACCTCATGCACCCCGGCCCCGTGAACCGCGGTGTCGAACTCTGCGACGCCGTCATGGACTACGAACGCAGCCTCATCAACGACCAGGTGGAAAACGGAATCGCCGTGAGGATGGCGGTGCTTTACTGGCTGAAGCCGGGGCGGGAGGGATAA
- a CDS encoding L-serine ammonia-lyase: protein MTLSALDLFTIGIGPSSSHTVGPMRAASRFMRELSGRNLTPQVARVRCDLYGSLAATGKGHGTGTAIMLGFLGEEPESIGIDSIPAKLAAIRRGIIAAPWGTDLAFDEKTDLDFKRLKPLPLHPNGMHFTALDATGAILADAVIYSLGGGFISSEEELKNPSQKEIALPYAFTNAAELMQHTERTGRSISSLMLENESSFRPEAETRAALDAIWQAMQDCVKRGCSRDGILPGGLKVKRRAMAIYENLCGSREMSLTDPLTVLDWVNLYALAVNEENAAGGRVVTAPTNGAAGIIPAVLHYAVRFRNSPHPDGVHRFLLTAAAIGMLYKRNASISGAEAGCQGEVGVACSMAAAGLVEYLGGTPKQVENAAEIGMEHNLGLTCDPVGGLVQVPCIERNAMGSVKAINASRLALSGDGSHFVSLDKVIKTMRDTGRDMKSKYKETSRGGLAVNVVEC from the coding sequence ATGACACTCTCCGCGCTCGACCTTTTCACCATCGGCATCGGCCCCTCCTCGTCCCACACGGTAGGTCCCATGCGCGCCGCGAGCCGGTTCATGCGCGAGCTTTCCGGAAGAAATCTCACGCCGCAGGTCGCGCGTGTCCGTTGTGACCTTTACGGTTCCCTCGCCGCCACCGGCAAGGGACACGGCACCGGCACCGCGATCATGCTCGGGTTCCTCGGCGAAGAGCCGGAAAGCATCGGCATCGACAGCATCCCCGCAAAACTCGCAGCCATTCGCCGCGGAATCATCGCCGCGCCCTGGGGAACCGATCTCGCGTTCGATGAAAAAACGGATCTGGATTTCAAGCGGCTCAAGCCGCTGCCCCTCCACCCGAACGGCATGCACTTCACCGCCCTCGATGCCACCGGTGCGATTCTCGCCGATGCCGTCATCTACTCGCTCGGCGGCGGCTTCATTTCCAGCGAGGAGGAGTTGAAAAATCCAAGCCAGAAAGAAATCGCTCTTCCTTACGCTTTTACCAACGCCGCCGAGCTGATGCAGCACACCGAGCGCACCGGTCGCTCCATTTCCTCGCTGATGCTGGAAAACGAATCTTCTTTCCGTCCGGAGGCAGAAACACGCGCGGCCCTCGACGCCATCTGGCAGGCGATGCAGGACTGCGTGAAACGCGGCTGCTCGCGGGACGGCATCCTCCCCGGCGGACTCAAGGTGAAACGCCGTGCCATGGCCATTTATGAAAATCTCTGCGGCTCGCGGGAAATGTCACTGACCGATCCCCTCACCGTCCTCGATTGGGTCAATCTTTACGCCCTCGCGGTGAACGAGGAAAACGCCGCCGGTGGCCGGGTGGTCACCGCCCCCACGAACGGCGCGGCGGGTATCATCCCCGCCGTGCTGCACTACGCCGTCAGATTCCGGAATTCTCCGCACCCGGATGGCGTGCACCGTTTCCTCCTCACCGCCGCGGCCATCGGCATGCTCTACAAGCGCAACGCCTCCATCTCGGGAGCCGAAGCCGGTTGCCAGGGGGAGGTCGGCGTCGCCTGCTCGATGGCCGCCGCCGGCCTTGTCGAATATCTCGGCGGCACGCCGAAGCAGGTGGAGAACGCGGCGGAAATCGGCATGGAGCACAATCTCGGCCTGACCTGCGATCCGGTCGGAGGACTTGTCCAGGTCCCCTGCATCGAGCGCAATGCGATGGGTTCCGTCAAAGCCATCAACGCCTCCCGCCTCGCGCTCTCCGGCGATGGCAGCCACTTCGTCTCGCTGGACAAGGTCATCAAGACCATGCGCGACACCGGCCGCGACATGAAATCAAAATACAAGGAGACCTCAAGGGGAGGACTGGCGGTGAATGTGGTGGAGTGTTAG
- a CDS encoding dihydroorotase, with the protein MLLIINARIASEDSPDLTEGDVLISDGKIQQVGKGLVAPDGARVIDAAGKLLMPGMFDAHVHFREPGFEAKETIATGSEAAINGGITGVVMMPNTSPAIDSATVVGTVLDIAKRTARIPVYTSGCVTIGRHGKELAGIDGMRALGVKMLTDDGDTTGDPAVLLRAMQYATEFGMFFASHCEVPELAGPRALNEGAMSYRLGIKGSPACAEEIIIDRDIRLAHAAGAHIHIQHVSSKLGMETIRWWKQRGDVKVTAEVSPHHLLFTDEHIGDYDTNYKMNPPLRTQADNDGLLQGLIDGVFDLIATDHAPHTPFEKSQDFISAPNGITGMDTALVSLYHHFVATGKFGWDLIVKRYSAEPRRLMGLPAVSIEAGQPADLILFDTEKETTFTKEFMKSKSQNTPFIDQTLKGSVELVVLGDEILLER; encoded by the coding sequence ATGCTCCTCATCATCAACGCCCGCATCGCTTCCGAAGACTCGCCTGATCTCACCGAGGGCGATGTCCTGATTTCCGACGGAAAAATCCAGCAGGTCGGCAAAGGCCTCGTCGCTCCGGATGGCGCGCGCGTCATCGATGCCGCCGGAAAACTCCTGATGCCCGGGATGTTCGACGCGCACGTGCATTTCCGCGAGCCGGGTTTCGAGGCGAAGGAAACCATCGCCACCGGCAGCGAGGCGGCGATCAATGGCGGCATCACCGGTGTCGTCATGATGCCGAACACCAGTCCGGCGATCGACTCGGCGACGGTGGTGGGCACCGTGCTGGACATCGCCAAGCGGACGGCGCGTATTCCGGTTTACACCTCCGGCTGTGTCACGATCGGCCGCCATGGCAAGGAGCTGGCGGGCATCGACGGCATGCGCGCGCTCGGCGTGAAGATGCTCACGGACGACGGCGACACCACGGGCGATCCCGCCGTTCTGCTCCGCGCGATGCAATACGCCACCGAGTTCGGCATGTTCTTCGCCAGTCACTGCGAGGTTCCCGAACTCGCCGGACCCCGCGCGCTCAATGAAGGTGCGATGAGCTACCGGCTCGGCATCAAGGGTTCGCCCGCCTGTGCCGAGGAGATCATCATCGACCGCGACATCCGCCTCGCCCATGCGGCCGGAGCACACATCCACATCCAGCACGTCTCCAGCAAGCTCGGCATGGAAACCATCCGCTGGTGGAAACAGCGCGGTGATGTGAAGGTCACCGCCGAGGTTTCCCCGCACCACCTGCTTTTCACCGACGAGCACATCGGCGACTACGACACGAACTACAAGATGAACCCGCCGCTCCGCACCCAGGCGGACAACGACGGTTTGCTGCAAGGCCTCATCGACGGCGTCTTCGACCTCATCGCCACCGACCACGCACCCCACACGCCGTTCGAGAAATCCCAGGATTTCATCAGCGCGCCGAACGGCATCACCGGTATGGATACCGCGCTGGTCTCGCTCTACCACCACTTCGTCGCCACCGGGAAATTCGGCTGGGATCTCATCGTGAAGCGCTACAGCGCCGAGCCCCGCCGCCTGATGGGGCTGCCCGCCGTTTCCATCGAAGCCGGCCAACCCGCCGACCTCATCCTCTTCGACACGGAAAAGGAAACCACCTTCACCAAGGAGTTCATGAAATCCAAATCCCAGAACACGCCCTTCATCGATCAGACGTTGAAGGGGAGTGTGGAGCTGGTGGTGCTGGGGGATGAGATTCTGCTGGAGCGGTGA
- a CDS encoding GxxExxY protein: protein MDADAHGLRFEVETGEIINCAFEVLNALGHGLLEKPYENSLCVEFGLRGIPWSQQPRYDVVYKTVKVGEYVPDLIVFGFVVVDTKVIDRITYHEIGQMLNYLKITGHPVGLILNFKRGRLEWKRVINHFPSA, encoded by the coding sequence ATGGACGCGGATGCACACGGATTGAGATTTGAAGTCGAGACCGGCGAGATCATCAATTGCGCATTTGAGGTGCTCAATGCCTTGGGGCACGGACTTCTGGAGAAACCCTATGAGAATTCGCTATGCGTCGAGTTCGGATTGCGCGGCATCCCATGGAGCCAGCAGCCCCGGTACGATGTTGTTTATAAAACCGTCAAAGTCGGTGAATACGTTCCCGATCTCATTGTGTTCGGTTTCGTGGTGGTGGACACCAAAGTCATCGATCGCATCACTTATCACGAGATCGGTCAAATGCTCAATTATCTGAAGATCACGGGTCATCCCGTGGGTCTGATTCTGAATTTCAAACGAGGTCGTCTGGAGTGGAAACGGGTGATCAACCATTTCCCATCTGCCTGA